The following proteins are co-located in the Pedobacter sp. FW305-3-2-15-E-R2A2 genome:
- a CDS encoding RNA-binding protein: protein MEKLFVGGFPPEIHEIQIAELFSLHGEVSTVKFIYDRATKKCKGYGFIEMASIEVAENAVSALNGTLLAGRELNVSIVPKEKSKEEVIHTRPPLTEYLKVEKNSPAPKMRQRRPRL from the coding sequence ATGGAAAAGCTTTTTGTCGGTGGATTTCCGCCAGAAATTCATGAGATACAGATTGCAGAGCTCTTTAGCCTGCATGGCGAAGTTAGCACCGTTAAGTTCATCTACGACCGGGCGACTAAAAAGTGTAAGGGCTATGGTTTTATAGAAATGGCCAGTATAGAAGTGGCAGAGAATGCCGTTTCAGCGCTGAATGGCACTTTACTGGCAGGACGCGAACTCAACGTGAGCATAGTCCCCAAAGAAAAAAGCAAAGAGGAAGTAATTCACACACGTCCACCGTTAACGGAATACTTAAAAGTTGAAAAGAATTCTCCGGCCCCTAAAATGCGACAAAGAAGACCGAGACTATAG
- a CDS encoding glycoside hydrolase family 32 protein: MEFKLHRWLRLTAFLMFFLSTCLEVSAQHWSFDGKDPLKADRKNGELTLSNARHQLELSSGIIGKGLRTDGYSTSLRTEISFNQLVSGCSGWFALESFPTDTAAFFALKDRKTRISVSIGLNRFGEILIGKGNGKEFSYLATGYFVEKFKWLNIALDIRAENSSVWVNGHKLKINMSSVHFPEKTDEILVGKDFREIFLGQMDLTSINGIIDELKLWNKPVPIKELQNEVSALAQKVPVLAIPELRFKDDFSRPKYHLLPAANWTNETHGLIFYKGRYHIFNQKNASNLALRQINWGHFSSPDMVNWTEHKPALSPEKGYDENGIWSGHVILDDKGVPMISYTAGGPKMGIALAFPKDSTLNDWIKYKQNPVVPGQPDGYSRTDLRDTYVWKEGDKWYMVVGFGVKKDSVEKGALLLYSSADLKNWSFLHTLFEGNPAVDNSGIFWEMPVFKKIGDKYVLLVNKVPHKGVPARALYWVGNFVNERFVPDHPMPENLEIINRLLSPSVTEDKDGRICAIAIIPDEISGEAAYLQGWSHLYSIPRIWNLSEGKIIQSPHPVLQSLRAANRKVLDITVASHQPVKLYSGQQYEILAQIMPNKAKQFGFVLHKNPDGSEYTKIYYDADSREIVVDQRHSSTKKGIPLRVRKDTFLLDTSKPASFHVFVDGSVVEVFINNQHAFTTRIFPSKRSSDQAEVFAEGGNINLKAEVWTIQPARMKTEF; the protein is encoded by the coding sequence ATGGAATTTAAGTTGCACCGCTGGTTAAGATTGACTGCCTTTCTGATGTTTTTTCTTTCCACCTGCTTAGAGGTGTCTGCACAACATTGGAGCTTTGACGGAAAAGACCCCTTAAAGGCAGATCGGAAAAATGGAGAACTAACATTAAGCAATGCCAGGCATCAACTTGAACTTAGTTCGGGGATTATTGGCAAAGGCTTGAGGACAGATGGATATAGCACCTCATTACGAACAGAGATCAGCTTTAATCAACTGGTCTCAGGCTGCTCAGGTTGGTTCGCACTAGAATCGTTTCCAACAGATACCGCTGCCTTTTTTGCCTTAAAAGATCGTAAAACCAGAATTTCTGTATCTATTGGCCTAAACAGGTTTGGAGAGATCTTAATTGGTAAAGGAAATGGTAAGGAGTTTTCTTACCTGGCTACGGGATATTTTGTTGAGAAATTCAAATGGCTAAATATTGCGTTGGACATCAGGGCTGAAAACAGTAGTGTTTGGGTCAACGGACATAAACTCAAAATCAATATGTCCTCAGTTCATTTTCCGGAAAAAACCGACGAAATTCTGGTGGGAAAGGACTTCAGAGAAATTTTTTTAGGTCAGATGGATTTGACATCGATTAACGGAATAATAGATGAACTGAAACTGTGGAACAAACCGGTTCCCATTAAAGAACTTCAAAATGAGGTTTCTGCTTTAGCTCAAAAAGTTCCTGTACTGGCTATTCCTGAGCTACGTTTTAAAGATGATTTTTCCCGTCCAAAATATCACTTGTTGCCTGCGGCGAACTGGACTAACGAAACACATGGTTTGATTTTTTACAAAGGCAGATACCATATCTTTAACCAAAAGAATGCTTCAAATCTTGCGCTTAGGCAAATCAACTGGGGACATTTTAGTAGCCCTGATATGGTGAACTGGACGGAGCATAAACCTGCATTAAGTCCTGAGAAAGGGTATGACGAAAATGGGATATGGTCAGGCCATGTGATCCTTGATGACAAGGGAGTCCCGATGATCAGTTATACTGCAGGCGGACCTAAAATGGGAATTGCCCTCGCTTTTCCGAAAGACAGTACGCTTAATGACTGGATAAAGTATAAGCAAAATCCAGTGGTTCCAGGCCAGCCTGATGGCTACAGCAGGACTGATCTACGGGATACCTATGTGTGGAAAGAGGGAGATAAATGGTATATGGTTGTGGGCTTTGGCGTTAAAAAGGATAGTGTAGAAAAAGGTGCTTTGCTTTTATACAGCTCGGCTGATCTAAAAAACTGGAGTTTTTTGCATACCCTGTTTGAAGGGAATCCTGCAGTAGACAATTCCGGAATTTTCTGGGAGATGCCTGTGTTTAAAAAAATAGGGGATAAATATGTGCTGCTGGTGAATAAGGTACCCCATAAAGGGGTTCCGGCCAGGGCACTTTATTGGGTTGGCAACTTTGTCAATGAACGTTTTGTTCCTGACCATCCAATGCCGGAGAATTTAGAGATCATCAACAGGTTGCTTTCACCTTCTGTCACTGAGGACAAAGACGGGCGGATCTGTGCAATTGCGATTATTCCTGATGAGATTAGCGGGGAAGCGGCATACCTTCAGGGATGGTCTCATCTTTATAGTATTCCCAGAATCTGGAATTTATCGGAAGGGAAAATAATTCAGTCCCCGCATCCCGTACTCCAGTCTTTGAGAGCAGCTAATCGTAAGGTGTTAGACATTACGGTTGCCAGCCATCAGCCGGTTAAGCTTTATTCGGGGCAGCAATATGAGATCCTGGCGCAGATTATGCCAAATAAGGCGAAGCAATTTGGGTTCGTTCTGCATAAAAATCCTGATGGTTCGGAGTATACAAAAATATATTACGATGCAGATAGCCGGGAAATTGTTGTAGATCAACGTCATTCCAGTACAAAAAAAGGAATACCACTCCGTGTCAGGAAAGATACTTTTCTGCTGGATACCAGCAAACCCGCCAGTTTCCATGTTTTTGTTGATGGCTCGGTAGTAGAGGTGTTTATCAACAATCAACATGCATTCACTACCAGAATCTTTCCTTCCAAACGGAGCAGCGATCAGGCAGAGGTCTTTGCTGAGGGCGGTAATATCAACTTGAAAGCTGAAGTCTGGACAATCCAGCCAGCGAGAATGAAGACGGAGTTTTAA
- a CDS encoding TonB-dependent receptor, whose protein sequence is MKIKYFLLLLAMCLFCQNLSAQNNITVTGKVTDNKGETLIGVGVLLKGTKTGTSTNNQGQYSLSISGNNAILVISYLGFLTQEIPVNNSTKIDVTLEPDSKNLEEVVVTGYQTQRKKDLTGAVSVVNMKDVENIPTGNIISTLQGRVPGVNVTNNGTPGGVGTGIGIRGITTINNGTPLYVIDGVQTRDNIATLLNPNDVESIQILKDAASASIYGTQAANGVIIITTKKGKKDQLTVDFDAQLTTQSYHTGIKMLNAQQWGETYWTAYNNDGIKPKHDLYGSGDVPVIPEFIDQKKTIRSGDTNWADQVYKTAVLQSYNLTVAKGSKNGASTFSLNYFDQDGLIKYTNFNRINGRLNSDYNFLDNHLRIGQNLNLSKWNEKLKPGGIEELAIAQHPIIPVYDINGGYAGPTQGIGDKPNPVRLLDQIRENRNEQWRIFGNMYIEAEPIKNLILRSNYSINYRNGFASAFEPKWREGDRSVDKNILNTSSDYNKDWIWSNTANYTITIDKHNINALAGIESKESINESLGAKRENFIIEALDYRYISAGDGAQTNNGIASRTATNSVFGKLNYAYNDRYLLSGTIRRDASSRFGKNNNAAVFPAVSAGWRVTQEDFMKDQSLISDLKLRASWGQNGNDLLDNEATYTKYSTNLNMGGYDISGINRGTIPNGIIKDRTGNPDIKWEVTTQTNFGLDLAMLKSRLNITLDYYIKKTDDMLIDRPYIGIVGEGGAMAYNGASLSNKGFEAIVNWRNDIGKDFNYSLTFTATAYKNKVTAVPDDIYYTYGGGNGQDKTIVGQPLGSWLGFRTNGIYRTAEELNDGINKPGKGLGRVRYVDTNGDHLINDKDMEWLGSDQPKFIGGLNVALGYKAFDFSFFVNGMVRDAYNNSKFYTDFFQLWTGNHSTRLLDAWNPTTNFNSDIPALTALNSNDEARTSEYFIENGSYLKLKNVQLGYTLPKALADKLKLRNLRMYVQGQDLFTITKYRGADPEGLGYPYPLPRTFTVGLNFGF, encoded by the coding sequence ATGAAAATAAAATATTTTCTACTGCTCCTGGCTATGTGCCTCTTTTGCCAAAATCTGAGCGCACAAAACAATATAACCGTTACCGGAAAGGTAACAGACAACAAAGGAGAAACATTGATTGGCGTCGGTGTTTTGCTCAAGGGTACCAAAACCGGCACCAGTACGAACAATCAGGGTCAGTATTCCCTAAGCATTTCAGGTAACAATGCGATTTTAGTCATCTCTTACCTCGGTTTTTTGACCCAGGAAATTCCAGTAAACAACAGCACAAAAATAGATGTCACTTTGGAACCGGATTCCAAAAACCTTGAGGAGGTAGTAGTGACAGGATATCAGACACAAAGGAAAAAGGATTTAACCGGTGCGGTCTCGGTAGTGAACATGAAAGATGTTGAAAATATCCCAACAGGAAACATCATTTCAACACTACAGGGGCGGGTTCCGGGTGTTAACGTAACCAATAACGGAACTCCCGGTGGCGTTGGTACAGGTATTGGCATCCGTGGCATCACGACCATTAACAATGGTACACCATTATATGTTATTGATGGGGTTCAAACTCGTGATAACATTGCCACCTTATTGAATCCAAATGATGTAGAATCTATACAGATTTTAAAAGATGCAGCTTCTGCTTCAATTTACGGTACTCAGGCAGCCAATGGTGTCATCATCATTACTACAAAAAAGGGTAAAAAAGACCAGTTGACGGTTGATTTTGACGCCCAGCTCACGACCCAGTCTTATCATACGGGAATAAAAATGCTGAATGCACAGCAATGGGGCGAAACCTATTGGACTGCTTATAATAATGATGGCATCAAACCCAAACATGATTTATATGGAAGTGGCGATGTTCCGGTAATTCCGGAGTTTATTGACCAAAAGAAAACCATTCGTTCCGGTGACACCAATTGGGCTGATCAGGTGTACAAAACCGCTGTTTTGCAGAGCTATAATTTAACGGTCGCAAAAGGCTCCAAAAACGGTGCTTCTACTTTTTCGCTTAACTATTTTGATCAGGATGGTTTGATCAAATACACCAATTTTAACCGTATTAATGGTCGTCTGAATTCAGATTACAACTTTTTGGATAACCACCTAAGGATTGGACAAAACCTGAATCTGAGTAAATGGAATGAAAAACTAAAGCCGGGGGGCATTGAAGAGCTTGCCATCGCACAACACCCAATCATTCCGGTGTATGATATTAATGGCGGATACGCTGGTCCGACCCAGGGAATAGGGGACAAGCCTAATCCTGTCAGGCTCCTGGATCAGATCAGGGAAAACAGAAATGAACAGTGGCGCATCTTCGGCAATATGTACATAGAAGCTGAACCGATTAAAAATTTGATCCTAAGGTCCAACTATAGCATCAATTATCGAAACGGATTTGCCTCTGCTTTTGAACCAAAATGGAGAGAAGGAGATCGTTCTGTTGATAAAAACATATTGAATACCTCTTCAGACTATAACAAGGACTGGATATGGTCGAATACAGCCAACTATACCATTACGATAGACAAACACAACATCAATGCGCTGGCAGGTATCGAATCCAAAGAAAGCATTAATGAATCACTGGGCGCAAAAAGAGAGAACTTTATTATCGAAGCCCTGGATTATCGTTACATCAGTGCAGGAGACGGTGCTCAAACCAACAACGGAATCGCATCACGTACGGCTACAAATTCTGTTTTTGGCAAATTGAACTATGCTTATAATGACCGATACCTGCTTTCCGGTACCATTAGAAGGGATGCTTCTTCCAGATTCGGGAAGAATAACAATGCTGCGGTTTTCCCCGCTGTATCGGCAGGATGGAGAGTTACTCAGGAAGATTTTATGAAGGATCAAAGCCTGATCTCCGACCTCAAACTAAGGGCAAGCTGGGGCCAGAATGGAAATGACTTGTTAGATAATGAAGCCACCTACACCAAATATTCTACAAACCTGAACATGGGGGGCTATGATATTTCTGGTATCAACAGGGGGACAATTCCAAACGGAATCATTAAAGACCGGACAGGGAATCCGGACATTAAATGGGAGGTAACTACCCAGACCAATTTCGGTCTGGACCTGGCAATGTTAAAAAGCAGGTTGAACATCACCTTAGATTATTACATTAAGAAAACCGACGACATGCTGATTGACCGACCTTATATAGGTATTGTTGGAGAGGGTGGGGCGATGGCCTATAATGGCGCTTCTTTGAGTAATAAAGGCTTTGAAGCGATTGTAAACTGGAGAAATGACATAGGTAAGGATTTCAACTATAGCCTGACATTCACAGCAACGGCGTATAAAAACAAAGTGACGGCTGTACCTGATGACATCTATTATACTTATGGCGGTGGGAATGGGCAGGATAAAACCATTGTCGGACAACCTCTGGGATCATGGCTGGGTTTTAGAACAAACGGAATTTACCGCACTGCAGAAGAACTTAACGATGGCATCAACAAACCAGGAAAAGGTTTGGGACGGGTACGTTATGTAGATACGAATGGTGACCACCTGATCAACGATAAAGACATGGAATGGCTGGGCTCAGATCAGCCTAAATTTATCGGTGGATTGAATGTTGCCCTGGGTTATAAAGCCTTTGATTTCTCTTTCTTTGTGAATGGAATGGTGAGAGATGCCTATAATAATTCAAAGTTCTATACGGATTTCTTCCAGTTGTGGACTGGCAACCATAGTACCAGGCTGTTAGATGCCTGGAATCCTACAACTAATTTTAATTCCGATATCCCTGCTTTAACAGCTTTGAATTCAAATGATGAGGCCAGAACTTCTGAGTATTTCATAGAGAATGGTTCTTACCTGAAACTGAAAAATGTCCAATTGGGATACACACTTCCTAAAGCGCTGGCTGATAAATTAAAACTAAGAAACCTCCGCATGTATGTCCAGGGACAGGACCTGTTTACAATTACTAAATATAGGGGCGCTGACCCTGAGGGACTAGGTTATCCATATCCATTACCAAGAACCTTTACTGTAGGATTGAACTTTGGATTTTAA
- a CDS encoding glycoside hydrolase family 32 protein, with protein MNRKFLKLVFSILAGCTFSLSTVTAQQQTTLQAEEHRPQFHFSPKEHWMNDPNGMVYYKGVYHLFYQYYPNGTVWGPMHWGHATTKDFFHWQEKPIALYPDSLGYIFSGSIVMDEHNTSGLGKDGKAPMVAVFTHHDPKLEEKKVNNFQNQSIAYSLDEGNSWTKYSGNPVLPNPGITDFRDPKVMWFEAGKKWIMTLATKDRITFYSSKDLKDWRKESEFGNDLGAHGGVWECPDLFPMEYNGKTVWVLLVSINPGGPNGGSATQYFTGSFDGSKFTANSKVEKWLDYGTDNYAGITWSNTGKRKIFIGWMNNWQYANRVPTKNWRGATTIPRDLYLDQKAGDFYVRSVPVKEMNVHLRPVYKKQSLMLNKGIDLSAYVKNLNGKLKLDFTFNTTKSNQIVLSNKEGEKLLVGYDHKTKTYYIDRANSGINDFEKGFAKKHTAPRIATATTARISLILDVASAELFADDGLTVMTDIFFPKSLINGIKITGNGNQKINNLIISAIPSFK; from the coding sequence ATGAATAGGAAATTTTTAAAACTTGTTTTTAGCATCCTTGCGGGATGCACGTTTAGCTTAAGTACAGTAACGGCTCAACAGCAAACAACTTTGCAAGCTGAAGAACATCGCCCTCAATTCCATTTTTCTCCTAAGGAACATTGGATGAATGATCCTAATGGAATGGTTTATTATAAGGGCGTTTACCATCTTTTTTATCAGTATTATCCTAATGGTACGGTATGGGGTCCAATGCACTGGGGTCATGCAACAACCAAAGATTTCTTCCATTGGCAGGAGAAGCCCATCGCCCTTTACCCTGATAGCCTTGGCTATATTTTTTCGGGAAGTATCGTGATGGATGAGCACAATACTTCCGGGTTGGGAAAGGATGGGAAAGCGCCTATGGTTGCAGTTTTTACACATCATGATCCAAAGCTGGAGGAGAAAAAAGTCAATAATTTTCAGAACCAAAGTATTGCCTATAGTCTGGATGAAGGAAACTCCTGGACTAAATATTCCGGTAATCCTGTATTGCCAAATCCAGGTATCACAGATTTTCGAGATCCAAAAGTAATGTGGTTTGAAGCCGGAAAGAAGTGGATAATGACCCTGGCCACTAAAGATCGGATTACCTTTTACTCTTCTAAAGACTTAAAAGATTGGAGGAAAGAAAGTGAGTTTGGAAATGACCTGGGAGCACATGGTGGGGTATGGGAATGTCCTGACCTTTTTCCGATGGAGTATAATGGCAAAACTGTTTGGGTATTGTTGGTCAGTATCAATCCAGGTGGGCCAAATGGCGGTTCTGCTACCCAGTATTTTACCGGAAGTTTTGACGGAAGTAAATTTACAGCTAACTCAAAAGTAGAAAAATGGCTGGATTATGGAACCGATAACTACGCAGGTATTACCTGGTCAAATACTGGGAAAAGAAAAATATTTATCGGCTGGATGAACAATTGGCAGTATGCAAACCGGGTACCGACAAAAAACTGGAGAGGAGCAACAACAATTCCCAGGGATCTGTATCTGGATCAAAAAGCAGGAGATTTTTACGTACGGTCCGTCCCTGTAAAAGAGATGAATGTCCATCTAAGACCAGTTTATAAAAAACAATCATTAATGCTCAATAAGGGAATTGATCTGTCTGCCTATGTTAAGAATCTCAATGGAAAGTTGAAGCTGGATTTTACGTTTAATACGACTAAAAGTAATCAGATTGTACTAAGTAACAAAGAAGGAGAAAAACTTTTGGTTGGCTATGATCATAAAACAAAAACATACTATATCGACAGGGCCAATTCTGGTATCAATGATTTTGAAAAAGGGTTTGCAAAAAAGCATACAGCGCCAAGAATAGCTACTGCAACAACTGCCAGGATTAGTCTGATATTGGATGTTGCATCGGCAGAACTTTTTGCTGATGACGGCTTAACAGTGATGACTGATATCTTTTTCCCTAAAAGTTTAATCAATGGAATTAAGATAACCGGAAACGGGAATCAGAAAATAAATAACCTGATCATCTCAGCAATCCCTTCCTTTAAGTAA
- a CDS encoding helix-turn-helix domain-containing protein — protein MECEKEDQKDRKKEMMAVHDAMDVLSGKWKIYIISSICHYNKRRFSDILNDVTGISNKMLSKELKELEINKLVKRTVLDTQPVTVQYELTKHGKTLQTIINNLTDWGIQHRKEITGKNFTT, from the coding sequence ATGGAGTGCGAAAAAGAAGATCAGAAGGATCGAAAAAAAGAAATGATGGCTGTCCACGATGCGATGGACGTACTTAGCGGAAAATGGAAGATCTATATAATTTCATCTATCTGCCATTACAACAAAAGAAGATTTTCAGACATTTTAAATGATGTAACCGGTATTTCGAACAAAATGCTGAGTAAGGAATTAAAGGAACTGGAAATAAACAAACTGGTGAAACGAACCGTTTTAGATACGCAACCTGTAACTGTTCAATATGAGCTTACAAAACATGGTAAGACCTTACAGACCATAATCAACAATCTAACAGATTGGGGAATACAACATCGAAAGGAAATTACCGGGAAAAATTTCACCACTTAA
- a CDS encoding glycoside hydrolase family 32 protein translates to MKETIKKYLLPLSGYMLFLFYGGTAFAQNNEAAAYSELYRPQFHFSPKKGWIGDPCGFTYYGGKYQMYWWGKVVSDDLVHYEELKPNVMTGDDGSIGYFTGSMLIDRENTAGFGKDAYVAAYTIFNKQSKNQSQGISYSQDGETFHYYKGNPVLDIGSTEFRDPTVFWHAGTKQWVMVVAKALEKKIKFYGSKDLKSWTWLSDFGPAGAQEKAWECPDLFQLPVNGNVKDKRWVMVVSIDWAREQYFIGNFDGKTFTLSADHSKEPLYVDQGLDFYASRTFQDYDGTLKNTPSMGWIATWDYAQLVPSTWGKGFWSIARNLELKTYPEGLRLVQKPIDNLKQLRGSVQSANYEVPKGTQPLRAFQPTENVYEMEIIFNTSKPNLFGLNLCVGEGRKLGLSYETTTGLLTIDRTNCAEEKIEKFARKTSAKVMPVNGQLRMHFFVDKSSVELFTNDGKEVFTMLTYPGEHQAGIETFARDTGTEVSMKAWKLKSVWKYKN, encoded by the coding sequence ATGAAAGAAACGATCAAAAAATATTTATTGCCCTTGTCAGGCTATATGCTTTTCCTGTTCTACGGAGGAACCGCTTTTGCCCAAAATAATGAGGCGGCGGCCTATTCAGAACTCTACCGTCCGCAGTTTCATTTTAGCCCTAAAAAAGGATGGATAGGCGATCCCTGTGGCTTTACTTACTATGGGGGTAAATACCAAATGTACTGGTGGGGGAAGGTGGTCTCTGATGACCTGGTCCATTATGAAGAACTAAAACCAAATGTAATGACAGGCGATGACGGCAGCATCGGTTATTTTACTGGTTCCATGCTCATTGACAGGGAGAATACCGCAGGTTTCGGTAAGGACGCATATGTTGCCGCTTATACCATTTTTAATAAGCAAAGCAAAAATCAATCGCAGGGGATTTCTTATAGTCAGGATGGTGAGACCTTTCACTATTATAAAGGAAATCCGGTTTTGGATATCGGCAGTACGGAATTCCGGGATCCGACGGTTTTCTGGCATGCTGGTACCAAACAATGGGTAATGGTCGTAGCGAAGGCCCTGGAAAAGAAAATTAAATTCTATGGGTCAAAAGACCTGAAATCCTGGACCTGGCTAAGTGATTTCGGTCCTGCCGGTGCTCAGGAGAAAGCCTGGGAATGCCCCGATCTGTTCCAATTACCAGTAAATGGAAATGTTAAGGATAAAAGGTGGGTAATGGTTGTTTCTATTGACTGGGCAAGGGAGCAATATTTTATCGGAAATTTTGATGGTAAAACTTTTACGCTGTCGGCCGATCATTCCAAAGAGCCGTTATACGTAGACCAGGGACTGGATTTTTATGCATCAAGAACTTTTCAGGATTACGATGGTACCTTAAAGAATACGCCATCAATGGGTTGGATCGCTACCTGGGACTATGCGCAGCTTGTGCCCTCCACCTGGGGCAAGGGTTTTTGGTCTATTGCTCGTAATCTGGAACTTAAAACGTATCCCGAGGGGCTGCGGTTGGTGCAAAAACCAATCGATAACCTTAAACAACTCCGGGGCAGCGTTCAGTCTGCTAACTACGAAGTTCCAAAGGGAACCCAGCCTTTAAGGGCTTTCCAGCCGACTGAGAATGTTTATGAAATGGAAATCATCTTCAATACCAGCAAACCAAATCTATTCGGTTTAAACCTTTGTGTGGGTGAAGGCCGAAAGTTGGGCCTGTCTTATGAGACGACAACGGGCTTGTTAACGATAGACCGAACAAACTGCGCCGAAGAAAAAATTGAAAAGTTTGCCAGGAAAACCAGTGCGAAGGTAATGCCTGTAAATGGTCAGCTGCGAATGCATTTTTTTGTAGACAAATCAAGTGTTGAACTGTTTACCAATGATGGTAAAGAGGTTTTTACCATGCTGACTTATCCTGGGGAACATCAGGCCGGCATCGAGACTTTTGCCAGAGATACAGGTACGGAGGTAAGCATGAAGGCATGGAAGCTGAAATCTGTATGGAAATATAAAAACTAA
- a CDS encoding RagB/SusD family nutrient uptake outer membrane protein has protein sequence MKFKYIIFAVLVVLTSCKKDFLDSKPKGKLSDELLNSPDGIEALCISSYAALAGPEGSDGTFLSPTTNWIYGDVRAETAYKGGGGIGDISEFNQFETFTAVYASNGLLDRKWFSLYRSVQRANSAIRRLNAVTEAEVPLKNVRLGEMRFLRAHFFFELSRLFNKIPYFDENVETADYPKISNVQFSRDQILEKIAAEFGAAAALLPIKQPEVGRATKYAAIAYQAKTNLYRAYKQNPDNAVAVIDQNLLNEVVAECDEVISKGGYDLLQDFQQLSMAEFDNSVESVFAVQYSIADGTDLGRINWSNLLNAPRGPAYGGDGFFQPSQNLVNSFKTDSKGVPIPETYNNTNLMTVADGLAMDVDPRLDFSVGRLGIRWKNYNTAPYGPDWVREPATYGYYSNKKAIVSPESPYMVKGFPWGGSALNFHVIRFADVLLWKAEALIELNRQDEALPLINRVRTRAKNSKYVTAFNSANPTDYAAKYTIDTYKPGENCTWTNAYARTAMRFERKLELALEGERFFDLVRWGNADQVLNTEYFAKEKLVRTYLQNARFVKGRDEYFPIPQPQINFSGGLYQQNPGY, from the coding sequence ATGAAATTTAAATACATAATATTTGCGGTGCTGGTTGTATTGACCTCCTGCAAAAAAGATTTTCTGGATAGCAAACCGAAAGGAAAACTAAGTGATGAGTTGCTGAACTCACCGGATGGTATCGAAGCCCTTTGCATTTCTTCTTATGCGGCTCTTGCAGGTCCCGAAGGAAGCGATGGAACTTTTCTTTCCCCTACTACGAACTGGATATATGGCGATGTCCGTGCAGAGACTGCTTATAAAGGCGGCGGGGGAATTGGTGATATCAGCGAGTTTAACCAATTTGAAACCTTTACGGCAGTATATGCTTCTAATGGATTGTTGGACCGTAAGTGGTTTAGCCTTTATAGAAGTGTGCAGCGCGCCAATAGCGCAATACGTAGATTAAATGCAGTCACAGAAGCCGAAGTGCCGTTAAAGAATGTGAGACTGGGAGAGATGCGCTTTTTAAGGGCACACTTCTTTTTTGAACTCAGCCGTCTATTTAATAAGATCCCTTATTTTGATGAAAATGTAGAAACTGCAGACTATCCTAAAATATCCAATGTGCAATTTAGCCGGGACCAGATCCTGGAGAAAATAGCTGCCGAATTTGGTGCGGCAGCAGCTTTATTGCCAATAAAACAGCCGGAAGTGGGCAGGGCCACTAAATATGCTGCGATTGCGTATCAGGCCAAAACAAACCTCTACCGTGCTTATAAGCAAAATCCGGACAATGCGGTGGCGGTTATAGATCAAAATCTGCTGAATGAGGTCGTTGCTGAATGTGATGAGGTAATTTCCAAGGGAGGTTATGATTTGCTCCAGGACTTTCAGCAACTCTCTATGGCTGAATTTGACAATAGTGTGGAGTCTGTCTTTGCTGTTCAATATTCAATTGCAGATGGTACGGACCTTGGACGGATCAACTGGAGTAATTTGTTAAATGCTCCGCGTGGTCCTGCCTACGGTGGAGATGGCTTTTTTCAACCAAGTCAGAATTTGGTGAACTCCTTTAAGACCGATAGTAAAGGCGTGCCTATTCCTGAAACCTATAACAATACAAACCTGATGACCGTTGCAGACGGTTTGGCTATGGATGTAGACCCAAGGCTTGATTTTTCAGTCGGACGTCTTGGTATCCGCTGGAAAAACTACAACACAGCGCCTTATGGTCCGGATTGGGTACGTGAGCCTGCTACCTATGGTTATTATTCCAATAAAAAGGCGATAGTTTCACCTGAGTCTCCATATATGGTCAAAGGATTTCCATGGGGAGGTTCAGCACTCAATTTTCATGTGATCAGGTTTGCAGATGTACTGTTATGGAAAGCTGAAGCACTCATAGAATTGAACCGTCAGGATGAAGCTTTACCGTTGATCAACCGGGTTAGAACGAGGGCGAAAAACAGTAAGTATGTAACCGCATTTAACTCAGCAAATCCAACTGACTATGCAGCTAAATATACCATAGATACCTATAAACCCGGAGAGAACTGTACCTGGACAAACGCTTATGCCCGTACAGCTATGCGTTTTGAACGCAAACTGGAGTTGGCTCTTGAAGGAGAGCGTTTCTTTGATCTGGTGCGTTGGGGAAATGCAGATCAGGTATTGAATACCGAGTACTTTGCAAAAGAGAAACTGGTGCGTACCTACTTGCAAAATGCAAGATTTGTAAAAGGCAGGGATGAATATTTCCCTATACCACAGCCACAGATTAACTTCTCAGGAGGTCTTTATCAACAAAACCCAGGATACTGA